In Patescibacteria group bacterium, one DNA window encodes the following:
- a CDS encoding ABC transporter ATP-binding protein, whose amino-acid sequence MIECKKITKTYLTGTGAVTVLKDLSFAIADGEFVAIMGPSGSGKSTLMNILGALDIPTSGEYFLDKKSVAALSDDELADIRKNKIGFVFQSFNLLPRSTVLRNVMLPLVYAGVPKEERESRARESLSNAGLDEEHFYHLTNQLSGGQMQRVAIARALVNNPSLILADEPTGNLDTKTGEVVLGTLEELNKKNNHTIILITHERGVAEHADRIIQIRDGIIVSDERK is encoded by the coding sequence GGCACGGGAGCAGTCACTGTCCTGAAAGATTTATCGTTCGCTATCGCTGACGGAGAATTTGTCGCGATTATGGGTCCGTCTGGTTCAGGAAAATCAACCCTGATGAACATTTTGGGGGCGTTAGATATTCCGACTTCCGGCGAATATTTTTTAGATAAAAAAAGTGTCGCGGCGTTGTCTGACGACGAGTTGGCCGACATCAGAAAAAATAAAATTGGTTTTGTTTTTCAATCATTCAATCTTCTTCCGCGCTCCACTGTTTTAAGAAATGTAATGTTGCCGCTTGTTTATGCCGGCGTTCCAAAAGAAGAAAGGGAATCGCGGGCAAGAGAGTCTCTTTCAAACGCTGGTTTAGACGAAGAACATTTCTATCACCTTACAAACCAACTTTCCGGTGGACAGATGCAAAGAGTGGCAATCGCGAGGGCGCTTGTGAATAATCCGTCATTAATTTTGGCTGATGAGCCGACAGGAAATCTTGATACCAAAACAGGAGAAGTTGTTCTTGGGACATTAGAGGAATTAAATAAAAAAAATAATCATACAATTATTTTAATTACCCATGAACGAGGTGTTGCGGAGCATGCGGACAGAATAATTCAGATTCGCGACGGCATTATCGTATCCGACGAAAGAAAATAA
- a CDS encoding ABC transporter permease, with product MKIRDLFEEIFLALLGNKARSGLTILGIVIGIGSVIAMISIGQGAQGSIQSNIESIGSNLIQVMPGTQRSSGVSAGWGSSQTLTAEDADAIGAEIFLANAVAPEISGRYQITAKGTNTNTSVVGITASYPGVRNVEIEQGSFISEQNIKNMSKVAVLGPSARDDLFGEEVDAVGQTIRIKGMEFKVIGVTKSKGGSGFGSQDDMIFVPLSSAQKFLVGKNYVSTISIQAKDAKSMTTLQEEVTALLLARHNISDPNSADFRIMNQADVVASASSITNTLTLLLGSIAGISLIVGGIGIMNMMLTNVTERTREIGLRKAIGAKRKDVSLQFLLEAMVLTLVGGVVGIFFGWLASLGVEKFGGITTAISPTSVFLACGVSAAIGIIFGYYPARRAAKLNPIQALRYE from the coding sequence ATGAAAATTAGAGATTTGTTTGAAGAAATTTTTTTGGCGTTGCTTGGGAATAAGGCGCGGTCCGGTCTTACGATTTTGGGAATTGTCATTGGTATTGGATCAGTGATCGCCATGATTTCTATTGGTCAGGGCGCACAAGGATCAATACAATCAAACATTGAATCCATAGGTTCAAATTTGATTCAGGTTATGCCCGGCACGCAGAGGTCATCGGGTGTAAGCGCCGGATGGGGTTCATCTCAAACTTTGACTGCAGAAGATGCCGATGCGATCGGCGCGGAAATTTTTTTAGCGAACGCCGTGGCGCCGGAAATTTCCGGTCGATATCAAATAACTGCCAAAGGCACAAACACGAATACTTCAGTTGTTGGAATAACAGCCTCATATCCCGGAGTTCGAAATGTTGAGATAGAACAAGGTTCTTTTATTTCTGAACAAAACATAAAGAATATGTCGAAGGTCGCGGTTTTGGGGCCAAGCGCACGAGATGATCTTTTTGGCGAAGAAGTTGATGCAGTTGGACAAACGATCAGAATTAAAGGAATGGAATTTAAGGTTATCGGGGTAACGAAGTCAAAGGGTGGCAGCGGTTTTGGCAGCCAAGATGATATGATTTTTGTTCCCCTTTCTTCCGCCCAAAAATTTTTAGTCGGGAAAAATTACGTAAGCACGATTAGTATTCAGGCGAAAGACGCCAAATCAATGACAACGCTTCAAGAAGAAGTTACAGCACTTCTCCTTGCGCGTCATAATATTTCTGATCCAAACTCAGCAGATTTTAGAATCATGAATCAAGCCGATGTTGTGGCGAGCGCTTCATCTATAACCAATACATTGACATTGCTTTTGGGTTCAATCGCTGGAATTTCTTTGATTGTGGGCGGTATTGGCATTATGAATATGATGCTCACTAATGTTACGGAACGAACGCGCGAGATTGGTTTGCGTAAAGCTATTGGCGCGAAACGCAAAGATGTCAGCCTCCAATTTTTGCTTGAAGCCATGGTGCTTACTTTGGTCGGTGGAGTGGTGGGAATATTTTTTGGATGGCTTGCGTCTTTAGGTGTAGAAAAGTTTGGGGGAATTACCACCGCAATCTCGCCAACGTCTGTTTTTTTGGCGTGCGGGGTTTCCGCCGCGATCGGAATTATTTTTGGTTATTACCCGGCGAGACGCGCAGCCAAATTAAATCCAATCCAGGCGCTGCGTTACGAGTAA
- a CDS encoding S1 RNA-binding domain-containing protein: MDLTNLTKKTESGEFEKLLAEGNFLAIPKVGDVVRGIVLTISKNEVNLDIPGFKTGVVRGRELCNESADYSELKPGDETEATILEMENERGEMELSFRFAGHKKIWDKLMELQKSGEIVIATVMDANKGGLMINVNKIVGFLPVSQLAPEHYPRVPGGEKNKILEKLKTFVGTPLEVKVIDVGSEEEKLIVSEKAAWEEKQKNIISSYKVGDIISGTVSALADFGIFVKFDNLEGLVHISELAWQRIDHPEDVVKVGEEIKAEIIGVEGSKIFLSMKKLIDDPWKKISEKYNVGQVVEGKVLKINPFGLFVELDPEIHGLAHISELSAKPIQSPTEVAKIGDTLKFKIISIEPVDHRLGLSLRGAKEKTLEKSTEENAEEKTAEETHAEAPAEKPVEEVKTEEPKQEIPEAEEEKK, translated from the coding sequence ATGGATCTAACAAATCTAACAAAAAAAACCGAGAGTGGAGAATTTGAAAAATTACTCGCCGAAGGAAACTTTCTTGCGATTCCCAAGGTCGGAGACGTCGTCCGCGGCATAGTTTTAACTATCAGTAAAAACGAAGTTAACTTGGATATTCCGGGATTTAAGACGGGCGTTGTCCGCGGCCGGGAGCTTTGCAACGAATCAGCCGATTATTCCGAATTAAAACCGGGTGACGAAACCGAGGCTACAATTTTAGAAATGGAAAATGAACGCGGCGAAATGGAATTGTCTTTCCGCTTTGCCGGGCACAAAAAGATTTGGGACAAACTGATGGAGCTTCAAAAATCCGGCGAAATCGTAATCGCTACCGTGATGGACGCGAATAAAGGCGGTTTAATGATTAATGTTAATAAAATTGTCGGCTTCTTGCCTGTCTCGCAACTCGCGCCGGAACATTATCCGCGCGTGCCGGGCGGCGAGAAAAATAAAATATTAGAAAAATTAAAAACTTTCGTCGGGACTCCGCTTGAAGTCAAAGTTATTGATGTGGGCTCGGAAGAAGAAAAATTAATTGTTTCGGAAAAGGCCGCCTGGGAAGAAAAACAAAAAAATATTATTTCTTCCTACAAGGTCGGCGACATAATTTCCGGAACCGTTTCCGCCCTGGCTGATTTTGGCATTTTTGTGAAGTTTGATAATTTAGAAGGATTGGTTCACATTTCCGAATTGGCCTGGCAAAGAATTGACCATCCGGAAGATGTCGTTAAGGTTGGCGAAGAAATAAAAGCAGAAATCATTGGCGTGGAAGGTTCAAAAATTTTCTTGTCAATGAAAAAATTAATTGATGATCCTTGGAAAAAAATCAGCGAAAAATATAATGTCGGCCAAGTTGTGGAAGGCAAGGTTCTTAAAATAAATCCTTTTGGATTATTTGTTGAACTTGATCCGGAAATCCACGGCTTAGCCCACATCTCTGAGTTGTCCGCGAAACCGATTCAAAGTCCAACTGAGGTGGCAAAAATTGGCGATACGCTAAAATTCAAAATTATTTCCATTGAGCCAGTCGACCATCGCTTGGGCCTGAGTCTCCGCGGCGCCAAAGAAAAAACTTTGGAAAAATCAACCGAGGAAAATGCTGAAGAAAAAACCGCGGAGGAAACTCACGCGGAAGCTCCGGCCGAAAAACCAGTTGAGGAAGTTAAAACCGAAGAACCAAAACAGGAAATACCGGAAGCCGAAGAAGAAAAAAAATAG